The following are encoded together in the Leguminivora glycinivorella isolate SPB_JAAS2020 chromosome 18, LegGlyc_1.1, whole genome shotgun sequence genome:
- the LOC125235746 gene encoding uncharacterized protein LOC125235746 isoform X2, translating to MSDSEFETIVPLNNKTGGAKAKKPVQKRKSDAANRSDSEREWEEIDAGTKKVKKPRQAKSPRTTSGASKKKTASNPFDVFELFPDDEAFAKNCPTPDQLRSSITQRVADGLTRRAADLEGEFFLELRVYNTADIRISTCANIVTPRILLPMLKSGTPRHLKTHIQNLPTSMT from the exons AT gTCGGACTCCGAGTTTGAAACTATTGTACCCCTAAATAACAAGACTGGAGGTGCGAAAGCGAAAAAACCGGTGCAGAAAAGAAAGTCCGATGCTGCTAATAG gtCCGATTCAGAACGAGAGTGGGAAGAAATTGACGCGGGGACCAAGAAGGTGAAGAAGCCTCGCCAGGCGAAATCTCCTAG GACTACTAGTGGAGCGTCTAAGAAAAAGACTGCCAGCAACCCCTTCGACGTCTTCGAGCTATTTCCTGATGACGAGGCATTTGCGAAAAATTGCCCTACACCAGACCAGCTACGCTCGTCTATAACTCAACGCGTGGCTGATGGATTGACTCGGCGTGCTGCTGATCTTGAGGGGGAGTTTTTCTTGGAGCTGCGAGTATACAACACCGCCGATATACGCA TTTCAACATGTGCGAACATTGTGACCCCGAGGATCCTTTTACCCATGCTCAAGAGTGGAACACCCAGACATTTGAAGACGCATATCCAGAACTTGCCAACAAGCATGACGTGA
- the LOC125235746 gene encoding uncharacterized protein LOC125235746 isoform X1, translating into MSDSEFETIVPLNNKTGGAKAKKPVQKRKSDAANRSDSEREWEEIDAGTKKVKKPRQAKSPRTTSGASKKKTASNPFDVFELFPDDEAFAKNCPTPDQLRSSITQRVADGLTRRAADLEGEFFLELRVYNTADIRSELAEHKWKKALLAVKAQINNDTPQWEYLQKLTKHLRTLFDDAEVTFFHNKKG; encoded by the exons AT gTCGGACTCCGAGTTTGAAACTATTGTACCCCTAAATAACAAGACTGGAGGTGCGAAAGCGAAAAAACCGGTGCAGAAAAGAAAGTCCGATGCTGCTAATAG gtCCGATTCAGAACGAGAGTGGGAAGAAATTGACGCGGGGACCAAGAAGGTGAAGAAGCCTCGCCAGGCGAAATCTCCTAG GACTACTAGTGGAGCGTCTAAGAAAAAGACTGCCAGCAACCCCTTCGACGTCTTCGAGCTATTTCCTGATGACGAGGCATTTGCGAAAAATTGCCCTACACCAGACCAGCTACGCTCGTCTATAACTCAACGCGTGGCTGATGGATTGACTCGGCGTGCTGCTGATCTTGAGGGGGAGTTTTTCTTGGAGCTGCGAGTATACAACACCGCCGATATACGCAGTGAGTTAGCGGAGCATAAGTGGAAAAAGGCCCTTCTGGCAGTTAAAGCGCAAATAAATAACGATACTCCTCAGTGGGAATATCTACAAAAACTCACAAAGCATTTAAGAACTCTTTTTGACGATGCTGAAGTTACattttttcacaacaaaaaaggttaa